From the genome of Cognaticolwellia beringensis, one region includes:
- a CDS encoding sulfite exporter TauE/SafE family protein translates to MFISVFLACALLGAIVGFFAGLLGIGGGLIIVPVLVYLLPLLGISAELAFPMALATSLASIMFTSTSAAFAHHKNGNIPWPLAKSLVITVAIGAVLGAVIAGVLSLKALTTIFASAVLILALYMFLSIKVERSVPLPSKWWLQLIGLLTGVLASLMGIAGGAILVPILMYCSLSMRQAIGVATACGIIVALFGTLGYVFIGLGQSELPPWSIGYIYLPALLGIVLTSSLFAPIGVKAGAKLSLPYLKKGFAVFLMLVAIKMMWY, encoded by the coding sequence ATGTTTATTAGTGTTTTCTTAGCTTGTGCCTTGTTGGGCGCTATTGTTGGTTTTTTTGCCGGCTTACTGGGTATTGGTGGCGGACTAATTATAGTGCCCGTGTTGGTGTATTTATTACCATTATTGGGTATAAGTGCAGAACTTGCTTTTCCTATGGCGCTTGCAACATCACTGGCTTCGATCATGTTTACTTCGACGTCGGCCGCTTTTGCCCATCATAAAAATGGTAATATTCCATGGCCGCTAGCAAAAAGTTTAGTGATAACGGTGGCCATTGGTGCTGTATTGGGTGCTGTTATTGCTGGGGTACTGTCATTAAAGGCTTTAACGACTATATTCGCTAGTGCGGTACTCATTTTAGCGCTGTACATGTTTTTATCTATTAAAGTCGAGCGCAGCGTGCCATTACCCTCGAAATGGTGGTTGCAACTTATTGGGCTTTTGACCGGCGTTTTAGCAAGCTTGATGGGGATTGCAGGTGGGGCGATATTAGTGCCTATTTTAATGTATTGCTCATTATCGATGCGACAAGCCATTGGTGTTGCGACAGCTTGTGGAATAATTGTCGCCTTATTTGGTACTTTGGGTTATGTCTTTATTGGTTTAGGGCAAAGCGAGCTGCCGCCGTGGAGTATCGGTTATATCTATTTACCGGCTTTATTAGGGATTGTTTTAACTTCGTCTTTATTCGCGCCAATTGGTGTAAAAGCGGGGGCTAAATTGTCTTTACCTTACTTGAAAAAAGGCTTCGCAGTATTTTTGATGCTAGTGGCAATTAAAATGATGTGGTATTAG
- a CDS encoding thymidylate synthase, with the protein MKEYLDLMRHVRDEGVEKSDRTGTGTKSIFGHQMRFDLSKGFPLVTTKKCHLKSIIHELLWFIKGESNIAYLKQNGVKIWDAWATEDGELGPVYGVQWRNWPAQNGETIDQLTQLIHDLKNNPDSRRHIITAWNPALLPDTSISPDANAAIGKQALPPCHTLFQFYVLNGKLSCQLYQRSADIFLGVPFNIASYALFTMMIAQVCDLELGDFVHTFGDAHLYLNHLEQVDEQLSREPLPLPNMWINPEVKSIFDFTFEDFELQNYQAHPHIKAAISV; encoded by the coding sequence GTGAAAGAATATCTTGATTTAATGCGTCATGTTAGAGACGAAGGGGTTGAAAAATCTGATCGTACTGGTACGGGCACTAAAAGTATATTTGGTCATCAAATGCGTTTTGATCTTTCGAAAGGTTTTCCGTTAGTAACAACGAAAAAATGTCATCTAAAATCCATAATTCATGAATTATTATGGTTTATTAAAGGTGAGTCTAACATTGCATATTTAAAGCAAAATGGCGTAAAAATTTGGGATGCTTGGGCAACAGAAGACGGTGAACTTGGTCCTGTATACGGTGTACAATGGCGTAATTGGCCAGCGCAAAACGGCGAAACTATTGACCAATTAACACAACTTATTCATGACTTAAAAAATAATCCAGATTCACGTCGACATATTATTACCGCTTGGAATCCTGCGTTATTGCCAGATACTTCAATAAGCCCAGACGCTAATGCTGCAATAGGTAAACAAGCTTTGCCACCCTGTCATACTTTGTTTCAGTTTTATGTATTAAATGGCAAGTTAAGCTGTCAGTTATATCAAAGAAGTGCTGATATTTTTCTTGGAGTACCCTTTAATATTGCAAGTTATGCCTTGTTTACCATGATGATTGCGCAAGTTTGTGATTTGGAATTAGGGGATTTTGTACATACCTTTGGTGATGCGCATTTGTATTTAAACCATCTTGAACAGGTTGATGAGCAATTATCACGCGAGCCTTTACCATTACCAAATATGTGGATTAATCCTGAAGTTAAAAGTATTTTTGATTTTACTTTTGAAGATTTTGAGCTACAAAATTATCAAGCGCACCCACATATTAAAGCCGCTATTTCAGTATAG
- a CDS encoding HDOD domain-containing protein translates to MGAENALYIILVEKIRQDALVLPTLPEIALKVRQAADDPEISLGKMSEIISHDAALSLGMLKVANSVAYGREVKTDSVSKAVTRIGLRQIKSIATAMAVEQMFISDNRVISEYMQSSWRKTVDVASVAIALMTRYIQKNKQTPLTLETLTLAALIHNIGILPILTEAEGHPTVFAKPAFLNKAINKFSHVIGAEMTKAWGFSEDYTELVLSWNDLSFLPKDVHYIDFIRAGAVYHEIFKNESTRDFLLRSYVDKGILPKLNFMASAEFSDVLVKARSMF, encoded by the coding sequence ATGGGCGCTGAAAACGCACTCTACATCATACTCGTCGAAAAAATTAGACAAGATGCGTTAGTGTTACCTACCTTACCAGAAATCGCTTTGAAAGTTAGACAAGCCGCAGATGATCCAGAAATTAGCTTAGGAAAAATGAGCGAAATTATTAGTCATGATGCAGCGTTATCATTAGGTATGTTGAAGGTAGCGAACAGTGTTGCATATGGGCGAGAAGTTAAGACTGACTCAGTTAGTAAAGCAGTAACTCGTATTGGCCTAAGACAAATTAAAAGCATAGCTACGGCAATGGCAGTTGAACAAATGTTTATATCTGATAACCGTGTTATTTCTGAATATATGCAAAGTTCGTGGCGAAAAACTGTAGATGTTGCTTCGGTTGCAATCGCACTGATGACGAGATACATACAAAAAAACAAACAGACACCACTGACACTTGAGACTTTAACCTTAGCTGCGCTTATACATAATATTGGCATATTACCAATATTAACCGAAGCGGAAGGTCACCCAACGGTATTTGCCAAACCAGCATTTTTAAATAAAGCTATTAATAAGTTTTCCCATGTTATTGGTGCTGAAATGACAAAAGCTTGGGGATTTTCAGAAGATTATACTGAATTAGTGTTGTCATGGAACGATTTGAGCTTTTTGCCAAAAGATGTGCATTATATTGACTTCATTCGAGCCGGAGCTGTGTATCATGAAATTTTTAAAAATGAGTCGACAAGAGATTTTTTACTTAGAAGCTATGTTGATAAAGGTATTTTACCCAAGCTAAATTTTATGGCATCAGCAGAGTTTAGTGACGTGTTAGTAAAAGCTAGATCGATGTTTTAA
- the rdgC gene encoding recombination-associated protein RdgC, whose product MWFKNLYFFAFTRPFECSEEDLEKQLSEHLFTPCASTEQSHFGWVNALGKHGDTTVHAVNGNYLLCARKEEKILPAPVVKDMIEQKVAQLEAEQSRGATKKEKEQFKEDIIFELLPRAFSRYSDTRAYINSVHNIIVIDTSSRGKAEDFLALLRKSLGTLPVTTPSPEKAPDELMTEWLVESNLGANFQLGMEAEFNALGDDGAVVRVKNQDLTSEEIKAHLDADKYVVKVALEWDESLSFILCDDLAVKRLKFYDVIQEQNDDLDSDDVVAKLDADFALMAGELNRFIDNLLAEFSLKASDYLEA is encoded by the coding sequence ATGTGGTTTAAAAACCTATACTTTTTTGCCTTTACTCGCCCTTTTGAATGTTCTGAAGAAGATTTAGAGAAACAATTATCTGAGCATTTATTTACCCCTTGTGCCTCAACTGAACAATCTCATTTTGGTTGGGTAAATGCATTAGGTAAGCATGGCGACACAACTGTCCACGCGGTAAACGGTAATTACTTGTTATGTGCACGTAAAGAAGAAAAAATTCTTCCCGCTCCTGTTGTAAAAGACATGATCGAGCAAAAAGTAGCGCAATTAGAAGCAGAACAATCACGCGGCGCAACTAAAAAAGAGAAAGAACAGTTTAAAGAAGATATTATTTTTGAATTACTACCACGCGCATTTTCTCGCTATAGCGATACGCGTGCTTATATCAACTCTGTTCATAACATTATTGTTATCGATACCAGTAGTCGAGGCAAAGCTGAAGACTTTTTAGCACTTTTACGCAAATCGCTTGGTACTTTACCAGTAACAACGCCGTCACCAGAAAAAGCCCCTGATGAATTAATGACTGAATGGTTAGTAGAAAGTAACTTAGGTGCTAACTTTCAATTAGGTATGGAAGCAGAATTTAACGCTTTAGGCGATGACGGTGCAGTCGTGAGAGTTAAAAACCAAGATCTCACTAGCGAAGAAATTAAAGCACATTTAGATGCCGATAAATATGTGGTAAAAGTTGCGCTAGAGTGGGATGAATCATTGTCGTTTATATTATGTGACGACTTGGCAGTTAAACGCCTTAAGTTTTATGACGTTATTCAAGAGCAAAATGACGATCTAGATAGTGACGACGTTGTTGCTAAACTTGATGCTGATTTTGCCCTGATGGCAGGCGAGTTAAACCGCTTTATAGACAACTTATTAGCTGAGTTTTCACTTAAAGCGAGTGATTATTTAGAAGCATAA
- a CDS encoding sensor histidine kinase has protein sequence MKATSLSRKLLTRVLSFYFVLTFIVTCVQIGAEYINTKNHIANELLTLEKTFSGSLTRAVWELNTQQAVTIAEGLVAIPMIKGITITDENNQLIAQLGVAADKETLFLESIDDEGDNRKYFNVSSNSSGLFGHGFPLIFEFSGRTTRVGSVTLLSSNEVIFNRIQVGIYFLIGNAMVKTAALVLLFSLAFSSLLTNPLNELTEQINQFDIDDPEASKLHVINYENNELNILQNAYNNLIDELVAYKEKLALAQSKIISANSKLDEQNLMLEQEVARKTSSLSTTMLKMEMQQRELLDQQAKLQAENTRRSMTEKTLLETNHELKSSIIELKKAQERLLDAEKMAVLGNMSAEVTHEINTPIGVSITSTSYLADLLTKLKLDIEDNKLSKRVLNDFTEHSEQGLNLVLNNLERASELVSSYKQVAADQISEKIRQVNLAKYIDEIIHSLQPKLKKTNHSIKVDCPDDAEIYCHAGAISQIFTNLIINSVIHGFKDINNGEITILVKINGQHVHVIYQDNGHGVSEEQLIHLFDPFYTTAGNRGGTGLGTHIVHNLVNDTLNGSVSASSTLEKGLIYDIKFDNLR, from the coding sequence ATGAAAGCAACTAGCCTGTCTCGGAAATTACTAACTCGTGTATTGTCATTTTACTTTGTCCTGACATTTATCGTAACTTGCGTGCAGATTGGTGCTGAGTACATCAATACCAAAAATCACATTGCTAATGAGCTATTAACGCTTGAAAAAACCTTTAGTGGCAGTTTAACCCGTGCAGTATGGGAGCTTAATACCCAACAAGCCGTCACAATAGCGGAAGGTTTAGTTGCTATTCCAATGATTAAAGGTATTACGATTACTGATGAAAATAATCAGCTTATCGCCCAATTGGGTGTAGCAGCTGATAAAGAAACCCTTTTCCTAGAATCGATTGACGACGAAGGCGATAACCGTAAATATTTTAACGTTAGCTCTAATAGTTCAGGTTTATTTGGTCATGGCTTCCCATTAATATTTGAATTTTCAGGTCGTACTACTAGAGTGGGCTCAGTCACCCTATTATCGAGCAATGAGGTTATTTTTAACCGAATACAAGTGGGGATTTATTTTCTTATCGGCAATGCAATGGTGAAAACAGCCGCTCTGGTCCTATTGTTTTCCTTAGCATTTTCAAGCCTATTAACTAACCCCCTTAATGAACTGACAGAACAAATCAACCAATTCGACATCGATGATCCTGAAGCCTCTAAACTGCATGTAATTAATTATGAAAATAACGAATTAAACATTCTGCAAAATGCCTACAATAATTTAATTGATGAACTGGTCGCTTATAAAGAAAAGCTCGCTTTAGCGCAAAGCAAAATTATATCCGCTAACAGTAAATTAGATGAACAAAACTTGATGCTTGAACAAGAAGTAGCTCGTAAAACATCTTCACTTAGTACCACCATGTTGAAAATGGAAATGCAGCAACGTGAGTTATTAGATCAACAAGCTAAACTACAAGCAGAAAATACTCGCAGAAGCATGACAGAAAAAACGCTACTAGAAACAAATCACGAGTTAAAAAGCTCTATTATCGAATTAAAAAAAGCGCAAGAGCGTTTACTTGACGCTGAAAAGATGGCGGTGCTCGGTAATATGTCAGCAGAAGTAACCCATGAAATTAATACTCCAATAGGTGTCAGTATTACGTCCACGTCTTACCTGGCAGATTTACTCACTAAGCTGAAACTTGACATAGAAGATAATAAACTCTCCAAACGAGTGCTTAATGACTTTACCGAGCATTCTGAGCAAGGGCTTAATTTAGTTTTAAATAACCTAGAACGTGCATCTGAATTAGTTTCTAGCTATAAGCAAGTTGCGGCCGACCAAATCAGTGAAAAAATTCGGCAGGTCAATCTGGCTAAGTATATTGATGAAATCATTCATTCATTGCAGCCAAAACTAAAAAAAACTAATCATAGCATTAAGGTAGATTGCCCTGATGACGCTGAAATATATTGCCATGCCGGCGCTATTTCTCAAATTTTTACCAATCTGATCATAAATTCAGTCATTCATGGCTTTAAAGACATAAATAACGGTGAAATCACCATATTAGTAAAGATAAACGGTCAACATGTTCATGTTATATATCAAGATAACGGCCATGGTGTATCTGAAGAACAATTAATACATCTCTTTGACCCATTTTACACCACAGCAGGAAATAGAGGTGGTACAGGCTTAGGTACACACATAGTTCATAACTTAGTAAACGACACCTTAAATGGGAGTGTCAGTGCCAGTTCAACACTAGAAAAAGGCCTGATTTACGATATCAAGTTTGATAATCTGCGATGA
- a CDS encoding porin — MKYTYNKIAVVLLSSLSLSAFAADVEVYGKANLSLQSSDEGEGSFTEVKSNASRIGLKGSHDLGDGLTVIYKAEFQVDLDGDSDSGDSITDRNQYVGLAGSFGEVLLGKNDTMLKQSQGKVDVFSDLNGDIKSLWKGENRMADTLSYKSPKFSDFQVGITYIAEDAVDAEDGVSVAVFYGDAKLKKSKIFASVAIDSDVKGYDITRATVQGKVSGVVLGAMLQTQEKVDGSDEMDGFMVSAKYKMDKLTFKGQYQAADFKGGDDKSGITLGADYSLAKSTKLYTFYTTFDMDSGEDQDYLAAGIEYNF; from the coding sequence ATGAAATATACTTACAACAAAATCGCTGTCGTTTTACTGTCTTCTTTATCATTGTCGGCATTTGCAGCTGATGTTGAAGTTTACGGTAAAGCAAATCTTTCTCTGCAATCTTCTGATGAAGGTGAAGGATCGTTCACAGAAGTCAAAAGTAATGCTTCGCGCATTGGTCTAAAAGGCTCACATGATTTGGGCGATGGCTTAACGGTTATTTATAAAGCAGAGTTTCAAGTTGACTTAGACGGCGATAGTGACTCAGGTGATAGCATTACTGATCGTAACCAATATGTTGGTTTAGCGGGTAGCTTTGGTGAAGTTTTGCTTGGTAAAAATGACACTATGCTTAAACAGTCACAAGGTAAAGTTGATGTGTTTAGCGATTTAAATGGCGATATTAAAAGTTTATGGAAAGGTGAAAACCGCATGGCAGATACGCTTTCTTATAAATCGCCTAAATTTAGTGATTTTCAAGTAGGTATTACTTATATCGCTGAAGACGCCGTTGACGCAGAAGACGGGGTGTCGGTTGCGGTATTTTACGGTGATGCTAAATTAAAAAAATCTAAAATATTCGCCTCAGTTGCTATTGATTCTGACGTGAAAGGTTATGACATCACTCGTGCCACAGTGCAAGGTAAAGTGTCAGGTGTGGTCTTAGGTGCAATGCTGCAAACTCAAGAAAAGGTAGACGGCAGTGATGAAATGGATGGTTTCATGGTATCAGCTAAATACAAAATGGATAAACTCACTTTTAAAGGTCAATATCAAGCTGCTGACTTTAAAGGCGGCGATGATAAATCTGGTATTACTCTTGGTGCAGATTATTCATTAGCCAAAAGCACTAAGTTATATACCTTCTATACTACCTTTGATATGGACAGTGGCGAAGACCAAGACTACTTAGCTGCAGGTATTGAATATAACTTTTAA
- the phoB gene encoding phosphate regulon transcriptional regulator PhoB, with protein MNRQILVVEDETAIREMITFVLEQNGFNAIEAETIEQAQAKIKEPYPDLILLDWMLPGGTGVKLAKSLKQNEYTRSIPIIMLTARADEDDKVKGFDAGIDDYVTKPFSPKELIARIKAVIRRVAPTALEESIDFHGITLDPVAHRVTINDKALELGPTEFRLLHFFLTHTERVYSREQLLDNVWGTNVYVEDRTVDVHIRRLRKAISGEGHEEFIQTVRGSGYRFSGKIKTSG; from the coding sequence ATGAATAGACAAATTTTAGTTGTTGAAGACGAAACGGCAATAAGAGAAATGATCACCTTTGTTTTAGAACAAAATGGTTTCAATGCCATAGAGGCTGAAACAATAGAACAAGCACAAGCAAAAATTAAAGAGCCTTATCCCGATTTGATTCTACTTGATTGGATGCTTCCAGGCGGTACCGGTGTCAAGTTAGCAAAATCATTAAAACAGAATGAGTATACACGCTCAATACCTATTATTATGTTAACGGCTAGAGCTGATGAAGATGATAAAGTAAAAGGCTTTGACGCCGGCATTGATGACTATGTTACTAAACCTTTTTCACCGAAAGAATTAATTGCACGTATTAAGGCGGTTATTCGACGTGTTGCACCAACCGCGTTAGAAGAGTCGATCGATTTTCACGGCATTACCTTAGACCCGGTAGCGCATCGAGTGACAATTAATGATAAAGCCCTTGAGCTGGGACCAACAGAGTTTCGCTTGTTACATTTTTTCCTAACCCATACTGAGCGTGTTTATAGCCGAGAGCAATTATTAGACAACGTATGGGGAACCAATGTTTATGTTGAAGATAGAACGGTTGATGTTCATATTCGACGTTTACGTAAGGCTATTTCAGGCGAGGGTCATGAAGAATTCATTCAGACCGTACGCGGATCTGGTTACCGCTTTTCGGGCAAAATTAAAACCTCAGGTTAA
- the phoR gene encoding phosphate regulon sensor histidine kinase PhoR, which translates to MYFRISARTLITRILGVLFASAVVGYALGQTFLVVCLVSLGLLAWHYSHLFKLIQWLWQGKTISPPQANGVWGRIYDGLYRRIRKQRLKQKQLNQRIRKFRDGAEALPDAALVLSNELIILWGNKKASQLLGVRWPGDVGQRIDNLIRFPEFYKYLEDGDYDSPCLIVSPINNELQLELRMMTYGSDQILLLARDISKIQRLEEMRRDFVANVSHELKTPLTVVRGYVEMVQASETALDPHWKKAFTTIETQVSRMDRLVEQLLVLSKVENNVDGDKHQQVDLSRLIISIFEEVQWLNQDKNHSITKDISANLSINGNEQELKSACLNLITNAIAYTPACGVIDVSLRDDGNKIRFSVKDNGPGIKPEHVNRLTERFFRVDKSRSRNTGGSGLGLAIVKHVLNHHHGELSIESEWQKGSEFIICFSPEIAK; encoded by the coding sequence ATGTATTTTCGTATTTCAGCTCGCACGCTTATAACACGTATTCTTGGGGTGCTTTTTGCCAGTGCTGTTGTTGGTTATGCACTTGGTCAAACATTTCTTGTCGTTTGTCTCGTTTCATTAGGTTTGCTTGCTTGGCATTACAGTCATTTATTTAAATTAATTCAGTGGTTGTGGCAAGGTAAAACAATTTCCCCCCCACAAGCCAACGGCGTTTGGGGCAGAATATATGATGGTCTTTATCGCCGAATTCGCAAACAACGTTTAAAGCAAAAGCAATTGAATCAGCGAATTAGAAAGTTTCGTGATGGCGCTGAAGCATTACCCGATGCGGCGTTAGTACTATCAAATGAACTCATTATATTATGGGGAAATAAAAAAGCTTCTCAACTTTTAGGTGTCCGTTGGCCGGGTGATGTTGGTCAACGTATTGATAATTTAATTCGCTTTCCAGAATTTTATAAATATTTGGAAGATGGCGATTACGATAGCCCATGCCTTATTGTTTCTCCAATTAACAACGAATTGCAGCTTGAACTGCGTATGATGACCTACGGCAGTGATCAAATTTTATTATTGGCTCGTGATATCAGTAAAATTCAACGTCTAGAAGAAATGCGTCGCGATTTTGTCGCTAATGTCTCTCATGAGCTAAAAACGCCATTAACCGTGGTACGAGGTTATGTTGAAATGGTGCAAGCAAGTGAAACTGCACTAGATCCTCATTGGAAAAAAGCTTTCACCACGATAGAAACACAAGTATCACGAATGGACAGACTAGTTGAGCAACTGTTGGTGTTATCAAAAGTCGAAAATAATGTCGATGGCGACAAACACCAGCAAGTAGATTTGTCACGTTTGATTATATCAATATTTGAAGAGGTGCAATGGTTAAATCAAGATAAAAATCATAGCATTACCAAAGATATATCGGCAAATTTAAGTATTAATGGCAATGAGCAAGAATTAAAAAGCGCCTGCTTGAATTTAATTACCAATGCTATCGCCTATACCCCAGCATGTGGCGTTATAGATGTATCCCTGCGTGATGATGGCAATAAAATACGCTTTAGTGTTAAAGATAATGGACCAGGTATTAAACCTGAGCATGTTAATCGTTTAACTGAACGTTTTTTCCGTGTCGATAAGTCTAGGTCACGCAATACCGGTGGATCTGGTCTCGGCTTAGCGATAGTCAAGCATGTGTTGAATCACCACCATGGTGAGCTTTCAATTGAGAGTGAATGGCAAAAAGGTAGTGAGTTTATTATCTGTTTCAGTCCTGAAATAGCTAAATAA
- a CDS encoding PstS family phosphate ABC transporter substrate-binding protein, whose product MSLKRTLGVIGLSSLINFSALAVDNDLPTYKKVSGVSGNVSSVGSDTLANMMTFWAEEFKRTYPNVNVQIQAAGSSTAPPALTEATSNLGPMSRKMKSREIEAFEKRYGYKPTAVRVAIDALAVFVHKDNPIKGLRIDQVDAIFSNNRKCGALKDVDRWGDLGLTGDWTGKDVQLYGRNSVSGTYGYFKKKALCKGDFKNSVNEQPGSASVVQSVSASLNGIGYSGIGYKTSGVRALALAKKGENFIEANMENAISKKYPLSRFLYVYVNKHPNKPLAPMEAEFLKMVLSKSGQSIVEKDGYIPLPASVVAKEFTKLGL is encoded by the coding sequence ATGAGTTTAAAACGTACATTAGGCGTTATTGGTTTATCAAGCCTTATCAATTTTTCTGCATTAGCAGTCGATAATGATTTACCTACCTATAAGAAAGTCAGTGGTGTTTCAGGCAATGTCTCGTCTGTAGGCTCGGACACACTAGCCAATATGATGACATTTTGGGCGGAGGAGTTTAAACGTACTTATCCCAATGTTAATGTGCAAATTCAAGCCGCAGGTTCTTCAACAGCGCCACCAGCTTTAACGGAAGCTACATCTAACCTTGGACCTATGAGCCGTAAGATGAAGTCACGTGAAATTGAAGCCTTCGAGAAGCGTTACGGTTATAAGCCAACGGCTGTTCGAGTAGCAATTGATGCATTAGCGGTATTTGTGCACAAAGATAACCCAATTAAAGGTCTACGTATCGACCAAGTTGATGCGATTTTTTCTAATAACCGTAAATGTGGCGCGCTTAAAGATGTTGATCGCTGGGGCGATTTAGGTTTAACCGGTGACTGGACGGGTAAAGATGTACAGTTATACGGTCGTAATTCAGTATCAGGTACTTACGGCTACTTCAAAAAGAAAGCGTTATGTAAGGGGGATTTTAAAAATAGTGTTAATGAGCAACCAGGTTCAGCTTCTGTTGTTCAGTCAGTTTCTGCATCGTTAAACGGCATTGGTTACTCAGGTATTGGCTATAAAACATCAGGTGTACGAGCATTAGCACTGGCTAAAAAAGGTGAAAACTTTATTGAAGCTAATATGGAAAATGCCATTTCTAAAAAGTATCCATTATCACGATTTTTATATGTTTATGTTAATAAACATCCAAACAAGCCTTTAGCGCCTATGGAAGCTGAATTTTTGAAAATGGTTTTATCAAAATCAGGACAAAGCATTGTTGAGAAGGATGGCTATATTCCTTTACCCGCATCAGTGGTCGCCAAAGAGTTTACAAAGTTAGGTTTATAA
- a CDS encoding glycine cleavage system protein R yields MNHLIISFITADRPGIVKVLSDLISEHKANWKKSSLHQMSGVFAGVIEIAVPAESATDLADKLTVLPGFKMQIEHVQQQASTPETLLVLELTANDRAGIVQEISSTIHHHGGNLLKLVSTQESAPHAGHELFKAKVTISADKNNIEPMIDALENLADDLMVDISR; encoded by the coding sequence ATGAATCACCTTATTATTTCTTTTATCACCGCTGACCGCCCAGGCATAGTAAAAGTTTTGTCCGATCTAATTTCCGAACATAAAGCTAATTGGAAAAAATCAAGCTTGCATCAAATGTCTGGAGTTTTTGCCGGTGTTATCGAAATTGCAGTGCCTGCTGAAAGTGCGACAGATTTAGCGGATAAACTTACTGTACTACCTGGCTTTAAAATGCAAATTGAGCATGTGCAACAGCAAGCATCAACACCTGAAACTTTACTGGTTTTAGAGTTAACAGCAAATGATAGAGCGGGTATAGTGCAAGAAATATCTTCAACTATTCATCATCATGGTGGCAACTTACTCAAATTGGTTAGCACACAAGAAAGCGCTCCGCATGCCGGCCATGAATTATTCAAAGCAAAGGTTACGATTTCGGCTGATAAAAACAATATAGAACCCATGATTGATGCGCTTGAAAACTTAGCTGATGACCTGATGGTAGATATTTCTCGATAG
- a CDS encoding PilZ domain-containing protein: MQNRRQFTRILFSLQAELAIEQQIFNVNITDISLNGALLSLDTKGETLKGMRGVLSFQLNGFDAKIIMNVTVAHQEVNIIGLRCNNIDIDSVSLLRRLIELNLADDEQFNKELSQLTHT, from the coding sequence ATGCAGAATAGACGTCAATTTACTCGCATACTTTTTTCTCTGCAGGCTGAACTAGCAATAGAGCAGCAAATATTTAATGTCAATATTACTGATATCTCATTAAATGGCGCTCTGCTTTCCTTAGACACTAAGGGGGAAACCCTCAAAGGAATGCGCGGTGTTTTGTCATTTCAATTAAACGGTTTCGACGCCAAAATCATAATGAATGTCACCGTAGCCCATCAAGAAGTTAACATTATTGGTCTTCGCTGTAATAATATTGATATTGACAGTGTTAGTTTATTACGGCGTTTAATTGAGCTTAATCTCGCAGACGATGAGCAATTTAATAAAGAGCTATCGCAACTAACCCACACTTAA